A genomic window from Punica granatum isolate Tunisia-2019 chromosome 2, ASM765513v2, whole genome shotgun sequence includes:
- the LOC116193964 gene encoding uncharacterized protein LOC116193964, producing the protein MYVVFLGHEASPGFSDRSCRTNVKSFGNARSKVEHGDEQSVNLWNDKLVGSSSLRSFIHGPLPHDEEIRKASSIISSSREWKLDSLPFVLGSSVTAAIRGIPLSSTISDCDRVIDGLMLNSFLCVQLQVDNKPIPSSSDAVKPIRALEDAIKELRTRKRVRREGVSVGTTSFNNSGSSAPAFNNNSEKLPSGYQYQAPIPYFEVYLTYPNNMAASASGQTSNSNPLPAPTVNSNLNNIIHIQTWTSSKVYLYISGGVACIGIVSLIKSSLLPAIRTMLENHNFELLSMRSSSRGNWKSFFLKIRTSRPTPDQMLNGVTTRQLYKDVANEIALIV; encoded by the exons ATGTATGTGGTGTTTCTGGGACATGAGGCTTCACCTGGTTTCTCGGATAGGTCTTGTCGAACTAAT GTGAAGTCGTTCGGGAATGCGAGGAGCAAGGTGGAGCATGGCGATGAACAGTCGGTTAACTTGTGGAACGATAAATTGGTGGGCTCCTCGTCTCTGAGATCGTTCATTCATGGTCCTCTCCCTCATGATGAGGAAATCAGGAAAGCAAGCTCCATCATCTCTTCCTCCCGTGAATGGAAACTGGACTCTCTCCCCTTTGTCCTCGGTTCCTCTGTGACTGCTGCCATCCGAGGAATCCCCCTCAGCTCCACCATCTCTGATTGTGATCGAGTG ATCGATGGTCTTATGTTGAATTCTTTTTTATGTGTGCAATTGCAGGTTGACAATAAGCCGATCCCCAGTAGCTCTGACGCCGTAAAGCCCATCAGAGCCTTGGAGGATGCTATCAAGGAGTTACGAACCCGAAAGAGAGTCCGACGTGAAGGCGTCTCTGTTGGGACGACCAGTTTCAACAACAGTGGGTCATCGGCACCCGCCTTTAATAACAACTCTGAGAAGCTGCCCTCTGGATACCAATACCAAGCACCTATCCCCTACTTCGAGGTATATCTGACATATCCTAATAACATGGCTGCAAGTGCGAGTGGTCAGACCAGCAACTCGAACCCTCTGCCAGCGCCCACCGTCAACTCCAATCTTAATAACATCATACACATCCAGACCTGGACATCCTCAAAGGTCTACCTGTACATCAGTGGAGGCGTGGCATGCATCGGCATCGTCTCTTTGATCAAGTCTAGTCTCCTTCCTGCTATACGCACCATGCTCGAGAACCATAATTTCGAGCTCCTCTCCATGAGATCTTCCTCACGTGGCAACTGGAAGAGTTTCTTCCTTAAGATTCGA ACCAGTAGACCAACACCGGACCAGATGCTGAATGGAGTTACAACGAGGCAGCTGTACAAGGACGTTGCTAATGAGATCGCATTGATTGTCTGA
- the LOC116193965 gene encoding uncharacterized protein LOC116193965, giving the protein MDKFGDNDASMLGNDAQGFVDYDSLGDIIHDYKDILLNNPQPVQHGLEGIDGFNDHRAVDRSDHVAAYPGPQGGPINMQVRSTQDYLQPMLPPIPQQQPDPDAIAPLATGPDHIYIHLSKFDDKPIPGSAAAAKRIRALEQAISEIRTQKKARRESVSIGTANFYNCGPSNTPIGNPQTLPSGYQYQAPSAYSNIPTYPNNMAGGSGETSNPNPPPAPTANPVPDVINIQTWTSSKIYLHVGEGMAYIGVCTLHKSDLLPAICATLENHNIIILSVKSSSHGNWRTFFIKVQTTGPTPEQILNGVTAAQLYKEAADEIALIV; this is encoded by the exons ATGGACAAGTTTGGAGACAATGATGCTTCCATGCTAGGTAATGATGCTCAGGGTTTCGTTGATTATGATTCCTTAGGTGACATCATTCACGACTACAAGGACATTCTGCTCAACAACCCACAGCCTGTCCAACACGGCTTGGAAGGGATCGACGGTTTCAATGATCATCGTGCCGTTGATCGATCGGATCATGTGGCGGCATATCCAGGTCCACAGGGGGGGCCGATTAATATGCAAGTGAGGTCCACACAGGACTATCTCCAGCCTATGCTTCCTCCAATCCCACAACAG CAACCAGATCCAGATGCAATAGCACCTCTGGCCACCGGTCCCGACCATATCTACATACACTTGTCGAAG TTTGACGACAAGCCGATTCCTGGCAGTGCTGCCGCTGCAAAGCGGATCAGAGCTTTGGAGCAGGCCATCAGCGAGATACGGACCCAAAAGAAGGCCCGGAGGGAGAGCGTATCCATCGGAACAGCCAATTTCTATAACTGTGGCCCGTCGAATACACCCATTGGTAATCCTCAGACGCTGCCGTCTGGATACCAATATCAAGCACCCTCAGCCTACTCCAACATCCCAACATACCCTAATAACATGGCAGGTGGGAGTGGTGAAACCAGCAACCCAAACCCTCCTCCGGCACCCACCGCCAACCCAGTTCCTGATGTTATAAACATACAGACTTGGACGTCCTCAAAGATCTACCTGCACGTCGGTGAAGGCATGGCGTACATCGGGGTCTGCACTTTGCACAAGTCCGATCTCCTTCCTGCTATCTGCGCCACGCTCGAGAATCATAATATCATAATCCTGTCAGTGAAATCGTCCTCACATGGCAACTGGAGGACTTTCTTCATTAAAGTTCAG ACGACTGGCCCGACACCAGAGCAGATACTGAACGGAGTTACGGCAGCGCAGCTGTACAAAGAAGCTGCTGATGAGATCGCATTGATCGTCTGA